The Juglans regia cultivar Chandler chromosome 6, Walnut 2.0, whole genome shotgun sequence genome contains the following window.
TGGGAGTGGGGAATATCTCAGAGTTTGTGTGTATCTGAGACACAAAAGTAATGAACTGGCAACAAAGAATGGAACCAAAGTAAGTAGAATACAGTGAGTTAAGTTAAGTAAGCACAGTAGTGTGTGATGTAAGCAACCTCACCGTGACACCATCTCTCCCCCTTCtcacttcctctctctctctctctcttttataaaACCATCAACACCCCTTCCACCCTCACACGCACacccacttcttcttcttccccccaGCCCTACCCGTTGACATCAATCccaccatcatctctctctgttgctctgAATCTCTCTTTCTCCGGCGATGCAAGGCCTCCGAAGTTGCTCCAACGACATCTTCAGTCTCGACCTTTCCATTACTTCAGCCACGCCCTCCGCCTCTTCCCTATCCATCGACGTCGCCGAGTCCGCCGAGGATCGAATCCGCCGCCTCATATCCGAGCACCCTGTCATCATCTTCAGCCGGTCTTCCTGCTGCATGTGTCATGTCATGAAGAGGCTCCTCGTCAATATCGGCGTCCACCCCACCGTCATCGAATTGGATGACGACGAGATCGCCGCCCTCCCTCCCCCACCCCATGATACCGAAGCCGACTCCGACTCCCCCCGTACTCCTCCGGCTCCCTCCGTCTTCATTGGTGGCACCTGCGTCGGCGGCTTGGAGTCCCTCGTAGCCCTCCACCTCAGTGGCCACCTCGCTCCCAAGCTCCGCGAAGTCGGTGTTCTCTGGGAATAATATTCGGTTCTCCGAATCTCTGGGTTGCCTCCCTTCTCGTTGTTTTGTAATCGAAAACAACCTCTTtttaaggaaatgatttttcctctttctttagtattttatttGCTCTCGGTTTGACGGTcaatactgataaaaaaaaaacgcagTAGCAGAAGAAGgaagacgacgacgacgaagaagaagaagaagaagaatatctGCGAGTTTCCTTTCTTCTGGTGTTCCTTTGCGTGAGGGATACTCGCCCTCTTAGATGCAACACGTGTACTCTTTAAAATACGTCGACGTTTCTTTTCGTTTACCGAGTCTTGATCTGTTTAACTACAATAGTCGGTAGACTGGGGGGGATCCCACCACGTGGGGCCGCTCGCCACTCATTAAGCAATCAGGACGGTCCATCTGTAATAATAGTCTGGTTATATTAAGtgtttattttactgtatttttctgttcttttcttctactctaaaatatatacatttctTTATGTCCAAAGAATCAGCAGGTTTGTGTGGGACCGAGGAGCAATCATGGGAAGATCATGACCGTTAATCTTGTTGATCTGATTGATGTATGATGATGTTAGGTCGAGTCTACTTTGTGGggacaacaaaaattaaaaaaacaaaaaacaaaagagtgaTGATGTCAAAAAGACAGACTGCCAAAATTCCTCCAATTATTGCAATTAATCTCAAATTGCAAATAAATGTTCTAAGaatttaatcaatttcatttgtgCACTCCAACTAATACTATGAAGAATTGAGgctttaaattttaagattttctctTAGAGTAATTGATTATTAACgccttttaattcaaaattagtGATGATTTAATCGGATTAAGatcttttataaacttcaaaagtCATTAAAGATCTTGAAGaatcagaaaaaaatgaatatatgaagTGAGATTTACAATTTTTGTTACCGACTGTGTAAAGTTTTTTAGCAAAGTTAAAAGCTTAACAAATATGATAAATCTAGAATTTTGATTGATTTCACGattgaattttgttttaattaaggTACTATAAGTTGAAGGCTTATGGTCTGATTGATATAATTCACAGTCTCTAAAAGGGAGGTCTAGAGTTTGAAACCCTCTCCccaaatatattcaaaaaaataataataataataataaggtactaattaatttacaccatttctgtttttattttcttggaaaagaaaatatgagatggttaaattcttatacattataaaagaaaatttacccACTTCTACATATTCATAATGGTGGAGGGCCCAATTGCTTTTCTATCCTAAAAAGTTTAACTAGGTTCAGTACAAAAAGATGAGCATTTATGACGaattatttacgacgaaaatgattatttatgacgaaaattaactcattttgatagaaaataatcattctAGCATAAAATAACTGGtagcaaataaataatttttttatagtcttCACACCATGTTATAAGGtaaatatttacatttttgtAACAACAAAATCGAGGATAAGTATTATCATCATATGAGTGATGCTACTTACAAATAATACAATGTGGTAGGAACATCATCGATGTGGTAGGAATGTAtgaaaccattaaaaaattgaaatttataaaaaattaaaagaaaccaTAAGCTCGAATGCATATTTGTCACATCAATCGTGTTACAAGAGATATTGGTGCTCAATACAAATCATGGAattactattaattatattgaatTACATTATGGAGATGGAATTAATATAGAATAGAAGTTAATAGGAAGTAGTAATTCATGATATGGGGATGGAATGATGAGGAGAATTGGGG
Protein-coding sequences here:
- the LOC109020507 gene encoding glutaredoxin-C6-like; the encoded protein is MQGLRSCSNDIFSLDLSITSATPSASSLSIDVAESAEDRIRRLISEHPVIIFSRSSCCMCHVMKRLLVNIGVHPTVIELDDDEIAALPPPPHDTEADSDSPRTPPAPSVFIGGTCVGGLESLVALHLSGHLAPKLREVGVLWE